DNA sequence from the Geobacter sp. AOG2 genome:
AAACTGGGTGGAACTTCTGCCGTGGATCTCCGCCGACCAGGCGGCTGTCGATGCCAGGACAACCGTTATGCAGGCCAGCAGGCAGAAAAATCTTTTACATGTCATCAGAAACCTCCTTTCATGTAATCTCACGACCCTAAAGCCAATCAATAGCCCGCCTTTCTTCACCACCTTTCTTCTTGCTATGGAATATGGCCCACTAAAGCCCTCCTTAAAGCATGAAACCGTTGTTACCGCCGTTACCGTGAAATAACGGTTCTCATTGCGCGCTTATACGTTAACGTACCATTGCTGCATATTGCGATAATCACGTAACAAAACCTCGATATTACTGAAAAATCGGCTTACAGCAAAATCCTTTTGTCTTAATGCTTACTTGCGCATAAACCGTTAAATAGCGTTTCACTCCGTCAATTAACGTCAGTCTGCAAACGCTGTGTCACCGTTCATCTTTTTTGCATTAAAGACAGAAATGTCAAAAACACAAACAAATAATGACACTTAGGATCGGCCACCCAGCCAAATGCCCATCAATGGCGGCATTGCTGCCTGTACAGACCCGTTGAAATGTGCACAACGTGAGCCAAAAAACGGATAACATGCTGATATGAGTAATGTTTATAAAATATGTCGAAAAAATAGCAGGATAGAAGTTACGACACTTCGGCAATCGTTCTAAATGTCTCTGCGAAGCAACCCTCAGTGATTTGCCGTACCTCGTGGGATTAACCTGTTTGAAATGCCCGCCGCCGGTGATGGAATGCACCATAAAACATACGAAGATCCCAAGGCGGGTACAAAATCCGTAAAAACTCGCGGCGAAAGCCAAGCGTCAAGATTGACAAACCAGCCATAGAGTTATTACTATATTCCTGTGAAGCAAAGAAAACTCGATCCGTCAAGGAGGTTGGAATAAAAAGTATGCCTGTTTACGAATATTGCTGTTCTGCCTGCAACCATCAGTTTGAACTTCGCCAAAAATTTTCCGATCCACCAGCCAGCGAATGCCCCAAGTGCGGTGGAGCCGTACAAAAAATGATATCGGCCACGGCCTTCAGCCTTAAAGGGGACGGGTGGTTCGCCCAGGGGTACTGCCCCAAGACAGAAGCCCCCAAACCTGCGGCCTGCGCAGGAGGCGGCTGTTGCGGAGGGAAGTAATCCTCCGTTAATTGCCATGTAAATTCCCTTCTACATGGTTTTTGTCTGCAATTCCTTAATGTTTCTTTACAAATCGACCGGCTGAATCGTATTATGCCACTGGTTTTTGCCGACGCAAGTGCTCGATGGAAAAAAATGCACTGATTGTGGCCGGCAGGGCTTATTTTCGCAAATAATGAGGACCCACCAGCGTCAGGTTTGGCAAAAGAGGTCGTGCCCGG
Encoded proteins:
- a CDS encoding FmdB family zinc ribbon protein, yielding MPVYEYCCSACNHQFELRQKFSDPPASECPKCGGAVQKMISATAFSLKGDGWFAQGYCPKTEAPKPAACAGGGCCGGK